A window of Paremcibacter congregatus contains these coding sequences:
- a CDS encoding amidase, whose amino-acid sequence MKPEEYAAYDALDLKMLLDNGEISALELHEVAMAAIEALNPKLNFLTSFSPEEAERALAQINAQAAFAGIPFLVKGGVGMSGQPAVPSCRLGDGLICQEDSELVRRLKRTGVVTLGSTNIPELCNSFTTESISSGPCRNPWNIEHSSGGSSGGSSAAVAAGIVPMAQSGDGAGSIRVPAHFCGVFGLAASRGRNPIGPYGHPDIFGLLRKHVTTRSVRDSAAMLDQLHGPEIGAFHQSRPPQRPFLEEVSADPGNLRIAFSTASPSGHPLHPECATAVSNAAHLCEALGHNVEETAFVYDWDIFLKGFYDYWAFGLGGGVKGLEQVSGKKAGPDNLERSAFLMFEHFKGLTSERINQVIAELYAINERVGRFFEQWDVLITPVALTPTPKLGLFNDTAEGFYSIEQMLSEQAPFTAIFNVSGQPSMSVPLYQSAEGLPIGVLCTAPIGNEAALIRLAAQFEQACPWIQRRPPVSLYV is encoded by the coding sequence ATGAAGCCTGAAGAATATGCCGCCTATGATGCGTTAGATTTAAAAATGCTATTGGATAACGGTGAAATCTCTGCCCTAGAATTGCACGAAGTTGCCATGGCTGCAATCGAAGCCCTAAATCCAAAATTGAATTTTTTGACGTCTTTCTCTCCTGAGGAGGCTGAACGAGCGCTTGCCCAGATTAATGCACAAGCGGCCTTTGCCGGTATACCTTTTTTAGTAAAAGGCGGTGTGGGTATGTCAGGGCAACCGGCGGTGCCGAGCTGTCGACTGGGTGATGGCCTAATCTGTCAGGAAGACAGTGAATTAGTCCGTCGCTTAAAACGAACCGGTGTAGTGACCCTAGGAAGTACTAATATCCCAGAACTGTGCAATTCTTTTACGACGGAATCCATTTCGAGTGGCCCCTGTCGAAATCCATGGAATATTGAGCATAGCAGTGGAGGATCCAGTGGTGGTTCATCGGCGGCAGTAGCGGCGGGTATTGTGCCGATGGCGCAAAGCGGGGATGGAGCAGGCTCGATCCGTGTGCCTGCTCATTTTTGTGGTGTATTCGGATTGGCAGCGTCTAGAGGCAGGAACCCAATTGGTCCGTATGGGCACCCTGATATTTTCGGACTTTTACGCAAGCATGTCACAACGCGTAGCGTACGTGATTCCGCAGCAATGTTGGATCAGTTACATGGGCCTGAAATAGGCGCTTTTCATCAGTCACGCCCACCGCAACGTCCTTTTCTTGAAGAAGTTAGCGCTGATCCTGGAAACCTGCGGATTGCTTTTTCGACCGCCAGCCCTTCCGGTCACCCACTCCACCCGGAGTGTGCAACTGCGGTTTCCAACGCGGCTCATCTTTGTGAGGCGTTGGGGCACAACGTAGAAGAAACAGCATTCGTTTATGATTGGGATATATTTTTAAAGGGGTTTTACGATTATTGGGCCTTTGGGCTTGGGGGCGGCGTTAAAGGTTTAGAACAGGTAAGTGGTAAGAAGGCCGGACCTGATAATTTGGAAAGAAGTGCTTTTTTAATGTTTGAGCACTTCAAGGGCCTTACCTCGGAACGGATTAACCAAGTTATTGCGGAGCTTTATGCGATTAATGAACGGGTTGGACGTTTCTTTGAACAATGGGATGTTTTAATAACGCCGGTTGCTCTCACCCCGACACCGAAACTAGGACTTTTTAATGACACCGCCGAAGGTTTTTATTCAATTGAGCAAATGCTTTCCGAGCAGGCACCGTTCACCGCCATTTTTAATGTGAGTGGTCAACCTTCCATGTCAGTGCCCCTTTATCAATCAGCCGAAGGTTTGCCTATCGGCGTATTATGCACAGCACCTATAGGAAATGAGGCAGCACTGATTCGTTTGGCAGCGCAGTTTGAACAGGCCTGTCCCTGGATTCAACGGCGACCCCCGGTGAGTTTATATGTTTGA
- a CDS encoding aspartate aminotransferase family protein: MFFKIQNNISLTERFSQLYPGAHSNNSPAAKVRSFQLRAEGARWWDVDNNEYIDYTGASGPNILGHRHPEYVNALQEFMGEKSFCMGSSYIFSEDDILLAEKLIQHVPCAEKIKLCVSGSEAVQQAIRLARAFTGRPYFLRFGGHYHGWIDNIYGGNPDPSPEGKPFPLYDSRSNTRGKSQKSNYEGLMIPWGDLDVLEQTLHTHGKEIAIIIMEAVCGSGTLPPPPGYLETVRALCDRHRIVMCFDEVITGFRVGLHGAQGLFGVTPDICTLGKALGGGLPISAIVGKSDILDQLKDEQVMGPGTFNGNPLCVAAAKATIEILERKDGIVYTEMDRVQQQLMAGVDEIARRRNIPMRVQGPTGVFGTFLGANPDKQLYTAADMASVDNALMMKFHEEIWHEGVSALFGRWFPSIVHTEKDTEKTLEVVDKIIKKL, translated from the coding sequence ATGTTTTTTAAAATACAAAACAACATATCGCTAACGGAACGATTTAGCCAATTGTACCCTGGTGCACATTCCAACAATAGCCCGGCTGCCAAGGTGCGAAGTTTTCAATTACGGGCAGAAGGAGCGCGATGGTGGGATGTCGATAACAATGAATATATTGATTATACTGGTGCCAGCGGTCCCAACATTCTTGGCCATCGACATCCGGAATATGTTAACGCCTTACAAGAATTTATGGGTGAAAAATCATTCTGCATGGGTTCCAGTTATATATTTTCTGAAGATGATATCCTTCTTGCAGAAAAATTAATACAGCATGTACCCTGTGCCGAAAAAATTAAATTATGTGTTTCGGGTAGTGAGGCTGTCCAGCAGGCAATCCGGTTGGCGCGAGCCTTCACTGGGCGCCCTTATTTCTTAAGGTTTGGCGGTCATTACCATGGGTGGATTGACAATATATACGGCGGCAATCCTGACCCTTCACCAGAGGGGAAACCCTTTCCATTGTATGACAGCAGATCCAACACGAGGGGAAAATCTCAGAAGAGCAATTATGAAGGACTGATGATTCCCTGGGGTGACCTTGATGTATTGGAACAAACCCTGCACACACACGGCAAAGAGATTGCCATTATCATTATGGAGGCCGTCTGTGGCAGCGGCACACTCCCGCCACCGCCGGGCTACCTGGAAACAGTTCGGGCATTATGTGACCGGCATCGAATTGTGATGTGCTTTGATGAAGTGATTACCGGATTTCGGGTCGGTCTTCATGGTGCACAGGGCCTGTTCGGTGTCACACCAGATATCTGTACGCTTGGCAAAGCGCTGGGTGGTGGACTGCCCATTTCCGCCATTGTCGGAAAGTCCGACATTTTGGACCAGTTAAAGGACGAGCAGGTTATGGGGCCCGGAACCTTTAACGGCAATCCCCTTTGTGTGGCGGCTGCCAAAGCCACTATTGAAATATTGGAGCGAAAGGACGGCATCGTATATACAGAAATGGACCGCGTACAGCAGCAATTGATGGCTGGTGTAGATGAGATTGCCCGCCGCCGCAATATACCCATGCGAGTTCAAGGGCCAACCGGTGTATTTGGTACTTTTCTGGGAGCTAACCCGGATAAGCAGCTTTACACGGCTGCCGATATGGCGAGTGTCGATAACGCGTTGATGATGAAGTTCCACGAAGAGATTTGGCACGAGGGAGTTAGTGCGCTATTTGGACGTTGGTTTCCCAGTATTGTGCATACGGAAAAAGACACTGAGAAAACACTGGAAGTGGTGGATAAAATCATTAAAAAACTATAA
- a CDS encoding spinster family MFS transporter encodes MTNKNTHSGYPSPFIAWSTLGVLSLAYMFSFIDRQILVLLVEPIKADLQINDTQVSLLTGFAFAITYTVMGIPLGRVADVWSRKYVIVSSVTVWSLLTIASAFTRSFTQLFVTRMGVGFGEAGLTAPAYTIVADLFPPGRLAFAMSVFVLGGAVGSALSLMLGGLVIGFADSLGTVNVPFFGSIAPWRLVLIIAGGTSLLVVVPLLLVPEAKRHHPEHVHPDSSHSAAQPDHMPFKGVLRYMQRKKMFYGLFIAATSFNYLITYGSAVWFPSYFIRVLGWEAATIGITVGLVGFVPLAVGGLFSGWLTDRLFAKGHRDISIRIMMIAGPVLLLLNFVIIYAPLIQIKLMAVALVYFFGAMYAVLTPTAIQLATPSPIRSQVSAIILFIMNLVGLGLGPTVIALVTDYIFRDSMAVGHSIAVVGTAAYLISTAIFLWTLKPFSHQVITIVDEQSRETLVEM; translated from the coding sequence TTGACAAACAAAAACACACATTCCGGCTATCCTTCTCCATTCATTGCCTGGAGCACTTTGGGCGTTTTGTCACTCGCCTATATGTTCTCATTTATTGACCGGCAGATACTAGTGTTGTTGGTTGAGCCTATTAAGGCGGATCTGCAAATCAACGATACTCAGGTTAGCTTGCTCACCGGATTTGCCTTTGCCATTACCTATACTGTAATGGGTATTCCCCTTGGTCGTGTCGCTGATGTATGGTCACGTAAGTATGTGATTGTATCTTCCGTGACAGTATGGAGCCTACTCACGATTGCCAGTGCCTTTACGCGAAGCTTTACCCAACTTTTTGTAACGCGTATGGGAGTTGGATTTGGTGAAGCAGGATTAACAGCACCGGCTTACACCATTGTTGCAGATCTATTTCCCCCTGGGCGGCTGGCATTTGCCATGAGTGTCTTTGTACTGGGTGGTGCGGTGGGTAGTGCATTGTCGTTGATGCTTGGCGGTCTTGTCATAGGGTTTGCCGATAGCCTGGGCACAGTGAATGTGCCGTTTTTTGGCTCAATCGCTCCCTGGCGCTTAGTCCTGATAATTGCTGGTGGGACAAGTTTACTGGTTGTTGTTCCACTACTTCTGGTCCCTGAAGCTAAACGTCATCATCCTGAGCATGTCCATCCAGACTCAAGTCATTCGGCGGCCCAGCCTGACCACATGCCGTTTAAAGGTGTTTTGCGTTATATGCAACGCAAAAAGATGTTTTACGGGTTATTTATCGCGGCGACGAGTTTCAATTATTTGATCACATATGGCTCTGCAGTTTGGTTTCCAAGCTATTTTATTCGCGTGCTCGGCTGGGAAGCAGCTACAATCGGTATTACAGTAGGTTTGGTGGGGTTTGTGCCGCTGGCCGTCGGCGGTCTTTTCTCGGGATGGCTGACAGATAGGCTTTTTGCTAAGGGACATCGTGATATCTCTATACGTATTATGATGATAGCTGGCCCTGTTCTTTTGCTGTTGAATTTTGTAATAATTTATGCCCCCTTAATTCAGATAAAATTGATGGCCGTTGCGCTCGTCTATTTTTTTGGCGCCATGTATGCCGTGTTAACGCCGACCGCCATTCAATTAGCTACACCCAGCCCCATTCGCTCTCAGGTATCTGCCATTATTTTATTTATCATGAACCTTGTTGGGCTTGGACTCGGCCCGACTGTCATTGCCCTGGTAACCGATTATATTTTTCGGGATAGCATGGCGGTGGGACATTCTATTGCTGTCGTAGGTACGGCCGCTTATCTGATAAGCACGGCGATTTTCTTATGGACGCTGAAGCCTTTTAGTCATCAGGTAATAACCATAGTAGATGAACAAAGTCGTGAGACACTTGTGGAGATGTGA
- a CDS encoding thiamine pyrophosphate-binding protein, with the protein MAIYWWNMRKKELVMITTYDNQENKEIVEMESQPNVAEAIVSILTAVGIDACFGVPGGQTLPFYKAARARGFKHVLMRDERNCACAADAYARVSGKVGLCDATVGPGVTNLVSGLAEAYASSIPMIALIADINTCGEHLRHRGNVAQALEQRPLLEPTTKWIGRVQKPDMLIDIMDHALRVATTGRPGPVAIEIPEEVMLAPLSEPNLSRFNKDSAVWPRHRSAAPAEKVVDAVSRLTQARRPIILAGGGAIASGAYQEIAQFADKHGFPVVTSINGKGIIDERHPRAYGAIGIFGEIKASYALQQADVVLVLGSKFSQFNSFAWQLPMKTQEVIHVDIDGEELGRAIPVALEVVADVRVAARQILNGLKENNAKFDWTPEGEVPKQPGTEIDDPAVAPEQVIASIGDLFPEDMILVSDASLSSGWTASRHKVQQAGRGYIAPRGIAGLGWACGAAIGVALAAPEGKRIVVVAGDGAAAYWLGEIETAVRLNLPITFVILNNAGFGWIVQCERVMNFTSESTFAPVDFAAIGMAMGTGGARAKSMDEVHVGLRQAIDLNGPFVLDVLSSDRSTPTVDYGLLAPEAISRNGAYGVG; encoded by the coding sequence ATGGCGATCTATTGGTGGAATATGAGAAAAAAGGAATTGGTAATGATAACGACATATGACAATCAAGAAAATAAAGAAATCGTAGAAATGGAAAGTCAGCCTAATGTGGCTGAAGCGATTGTTTCTATACTAACTGCTGTAGGGATAGATGCCTGTTTTGGTGTTCCGGGCGGGCAAACATTGCCCTTTTATAAAGCCGCACGAGCGCGGGGCTTTAAGCATGTACTGATGCGCGACGAGCGCAACTGCGCCTGTGCCGCCGATGCTTATGCGCGTGTAAGTGGCAAGGTTGGTTTATGCGATGCAACAGTTGGGCCGGGCGTTACCAACCTGGTGTCTGGGTTAGCCGAAGCCTATGCGTCATCCATCCCAATGATTGCATTGATTGCCGATATTAATACCTGCGGAGAACATCTCCGTCATCGTGGTAACGTTGCGCAAGCGCTGGAACAACGCCCTTTGCTTGAGCCTACCACAAAGTGGATTGGTCGTGTGCAAAAACCGGACATGCTAATTGATATTATGGATCATGCCTTGCGCGTGGCAACTACAGGACGTCCTGGACCTGTGGCAATAGAGATACCTGAAGAGGTCATGCTTGCACCGCTATCAGAGCCAAACCTTAGTCGCTTTAACAAAGACAGTGCGGTATGGCCGCGCCATCGGAGTGCGGCACCGGCTGAAAAGGTTGTCGACGCGGTATCGCGGCTGACACAAGCTAGGCGTCCCATTATTCTGGCTGGTGGTGGTGCCATCGCGAGCGGCGCCTACCAGGAAATAGCGCAGTTTGCTGATAAGCATGGCTTTCCTGTCGTTACCAGCATTAACGGCAAAGGTATCATTGATGAGCGCCATCCACGAGCCTATGGTGCCATTGGTATTTTCGGTGAAATTAAAGCCAGCTATGCCTTGCAGCAGGCAGATGTTGTTCTGGTACTGGGTAGCAAGTTCAGCCAATTTAATTCCTTTGCCTGGCAACTGCCGATGAAAACGCAGGAGGTCATTCATGTAGATATTGACGGCGAAGAGCTGGGCCGGGCGATACCGGTAGCGCTTGAAGTCGTGGCGGATGTGCGGGTGGCGGCTCGACAAATTCTCAATGGCCTCAAAGAAAACAACGCTAAGTTTGACTGGACGCCTGAAGGTGAAGTCCCTAAACAACCAGGCACTGAAATTGATGACCCTGCTGTGGCGCCGGAACAGGTGATTGCATCGATTGGCGACCTGTTCCCTGAAGACATGATTCTTGTAAGCGATGCCAGTTTATCCTCCGGCTGGACAGCCTCACGGCATAAAGTGCAGCAGGCAGGTCGAGGTTATATCGCGCCACGTGGTATTGCAGGCTTAGGTTGGGCCTGCGGTGCAGCCATTGGCGTAGCACTGGCGGCCCCCGAAGGAAAGCGTATTGTTGTGGTTGCTGGCGATGGCGCGGCTGCCTACTGGCTCGGCGAAATTGAGACCGCGGTACGGCTGAATCTTCCCATCACCTTTGTCATACTCAATAACGCCGGTTTCGGTTGGATAGTTCAATGCGAGCGGGTAATGAATTTCACAAGTGAATCCACCTTCGCACCTGTGGATTTTGCAGCAATCGGAATGGCAATGGGGACCGGTGGTGCCCGGGCAAAATCCATGGATGAAGTACATGTGGGCTTGAGGCAAGCGATAGACCTCAATGGGCCGTTTGTGCTGGACGTACTGAGTTCAGATCGGTCGACGCCCACCGTTGATTATGGGCTACTAGCGCCGGAAGCGATATCCAGAAACGGTGCCTATGGCGTGGGCTAG
- a CDS encoding helix-turn-helix domain-containing protein yields MFCLKDVGEIMEWSTCVDSLNLFSYEQALAYSEKRPENFREFYYDGDCFDYRMNEQADNSFHEVVKLNDDFVMLFSQGNSPSGTQYQTVTDGDWIHIQVRLRGTGHEEFQNGTKYDTPDHSCIILRHPENMIIKRTTNPEENWKVACLYMRPSAIQNFCGVPTSSIPKKFSWIADNGEWGTRLEKITLPFQAALVVNELFKCSFQSAARRSFMRAKSIELFSITANSLFETNERPTSSVKLTSHNLNQISLVHDIIRAELETPSTLEDLARRVGLSRTKLVTGFLSVYGQPLQSYWRDLRLIRAFELLTAHELTVTEVALEIGYDDLSSLSRAFVKKFGILPKDCRQLNNS; encoded by the coding sequence ATGTTTTGTTTAAAAGATGTTGGTGAAATAATGGAATGGTCTACTTGTGTTGATTCTCTCAATTTGTTCAGCTATGAACAGGCCTTAGCTTATTCGGAAAAACGTCCCGAGAATTTCCGAGAGTTTTATTATGATGGTGATTGTTTTGATTATCGTATGAATGAGCAGGCTGACAATTCTTTTCATGAGGTCGTGAAGCTCAACGATGATTTTGTAATGTTATTCAGTCAGGGCAACTCCCCGAGTGGCACTCAATATCAGACCGTGACAGACGGAGATTGGATTCACATTCAAGTTCGGCTGCGTGGGACTGGTCACGAAGAGTTCCAGAACGGGACTAAGTACGACACACCTGACCATTCTTGCATAATACTTCGACATCCAGAAAATATGATTATCAAACGAACAACAAACCCTGAGGAGAACTGGAAAGTTGCGTGTTTATATATGCGCCCCTCAGCAATCCAAAACTTTTGTGGTGTGCCTACCAGCAGTATCCCCAAGAAGTTTTCCTGGATTGCTGATAATGGTGAGTGGGGTACACGACTTGAGAAGATAACGCTGCCTTTTCAGGCCGCTCTTGTAGTAAATGAATTGTTTAAATGTTCCTTTCAAAGTGCTGCTCGACGATCTTTTATGCGAGCAAAATCGATTGAACTTTTTTCTATCACAGCAAATAGCTTATTCGAGACGAACGAAAGACCGACCAGTTCTGTAAAACTCACTAGCCACAACCTTAATCAAATTAGTTTAGTACATGACATTATTAGGGCTGAACTTGAAACGCCTAGTACTTTAGAGGATTTAGCACGTCGTGTTGGCTTAAGTAGAACCAAACTCGTCACTGGTTTTTTATCTGTTTATGGACAGCCATTGCAGTCTTATTGGCGTGACTTGCGCCTTATCCGTGCATTTGAGTTGTTAACGGCTCATGAGTTAACGGTCACTGAAGTCGCGTTAGAAATTGGTTATGACGATCTTTCTAGCCTGTCTCGGGCTTTCGTAAAGAAATTTGGAATTTTACCTAAGGATTGCCGTCAATTGAATAATAGTTGA
- a CDS encoding TonB-dependent receptor, translating into MFIKIGVPASRARKQIFCGVSYSILAIAASAPQSVLAQDASKPDGMVTLEEIIVTATKRNTSLQDTALSISVVGGVYLKSSGVVSISGLLEAIPGATYQDFGPGARGVVFRGIGTSNAAFSNASTVTTYIDEFPFIASQFRGPTDLKLVDMERVEALKGPQGTLYGKSAMGGVLRYITAKPDSDGISGGYQFYGSSTANSDGVNYGGHGYLNIPLTDKLAFRGVFYKYDNAGFIDNLGTGTKDVNFEDTIGGRIALRWNILDNATLDVTYLNQKIRSGGGQNAGAQAITNTFIPTPHNPAAPFALPDGFQQPSLSNPSYSNNVDATAGNDSEALNLKLEVNFDKFSVHLLGSTQNRAVSDEFEVTNYVSIFDGSTKAITKASSEFDANSIELRLTSNDSDFIEWLGGFWYNKQEGVLTTFTDIKDSLDPLLFGFFPLPNGLVTADNLETESREEIAAYGEIGVNFTEKAKLTLGYRRSHLSLDKDVIKGDGVFDSAYRAAIGVDQSSTQNVNTYKIGVEYKFTDDVMVYALASNGFRAGGFNRGNGLLGIPSSTFKSDDLWNYEVGVKSTMLDGRLTANAAGYLLDWSGIQLNVNRGGVLIGTQNIGEAQITGFELELNYLAMDNLRISANYAYVDGKFTEDYLTDPDDPSTLLASDGERLPGSAKHAFSLFADWFMPVTSELEWLVGINYRYIGNRLNDLGSGFDPAPSYQIVNLRTSLTHSDGIKISLFADNLFDKRAILNTLPVGPIASHSVNRPRTIGVRLGYDF; encoded by the coding sequence ATGTTTATCAAAATAGGAGTGCCAGCCAGCCGGGCGCGGAAACAAATTTTTTGCGGTGTTTCATATAGCATACTCGCTATAGCTGCAAGTGCACCGCAATCAGTTCTAGCACAAGACGCAAGCAAACCAGACGGTATGGTGACTTTGGAAGAAATTATCGTGACGGCGACGAAGCGTAACACGAGCCTGCAAGACACGGCACTATCCATAAGCGTCGTTGGTGGCGTGTATTTAAAGAGTTCCGGGGTGGTATCCATATCAGGATTGCTGGAGGCTATCCCAGGAGCCACATACCAGGATTTTGGTCCTGGCGCAAGAGGTGTTGTCTTTAGAGGTATAGGTACCAGCAATGCAGCTTTCAGCAATGCCTCAACCGTAACGACCTATATAGACGAATTCCCCTTCATTGCCTCTCAGTTTCGTGGTCCTACGGATCTCAAGTTGGTAGATATGGAAAGGGTAGAGGCTCTAAAGGGACCGCAAGGTACTTTATATGGTAAGAGTGCTATGGGAGGAGTTCTCCGTTACATTACAGCCAAGCCTGATAGTGATGGGATTTCTGGCGGATATCAATTCTACGGATCAAGCACTGCCAATAGCGATGGCGTCAACTACGGCGGGCATGGCTATCTTAATATCCCTCTCACGGACAAGCTTGCCTTTCGGGGCGTTTTTTATAAATACGACAATGCGGGTTTTATTGATAATCTGGGAACAGGAACCAAGGATGTTAATTTTGAGGATACGATCGGGGGCCGGATCGCCTTACGCTGGAATATTCTGGATAATGCGACTCTGGACGTCACCTATTTGAATCAGAAAATACGATCCGGGGGCGGGCAAAATGCTGGTGCCCAAGCGATTACAAATACGTTTATCCCAACGCCGCATAATCCAGCAGCACCATTCGCATTACCTGATGGTTTTCAACAGCCGAGCCTGTCAAACCCTTCCTATTCTAATAATGTAGACGCTACAGCAGGCAACGACAGTGAGGCTTTGAATTTGAAACTTGAGGTTAATTTTGACAAATTCAGTGTCCACTTACTAGGTTCAACGCAGAACCGTGCAGTATCTGACGAGTTTGAGGTTACAAATTATGTGTCTATTTTTGATGGCAGCACGAAGGCAATCACAAAAGCGTCTTCGGAATTTGATGCGAATTCCATAGAATTACGCCTGACTTCTAATGATAGTGACTTCATTGAATGGTTAGGTGGGTTTTGGTATAACAAGCAAGAAGGAGTTTTAACGACCTTTACTGACATTAAGGATTCACTTGATCCCTTGTTGTTTGGATTCTTTCCTCTGCCAAACGGCCTTGTTACAGCCGATAATCTTGAAACAGAGAGCAGGGAGGAAATAGCGGCTTATGGTGAGATAGGTGTTAACTTTACTGAAAAGGCTAAATTGACGTTAGGTTACCGGCGATCTCATCTTTCTCTTGATAAGGATGTTATAAAAGGGGACGGTGTTTTTGACAGTGCTTATCGAGCGGCGATTGGTGTGGACCAAAGTAGCACGCAGAATGTCAATACCTATAAAATTGGTGTAGAATACAAATTTACCGATGATGTTATGGTCTATGCTCTGGCTTCTAATGGGTTTAGGGCTGGGGGTTTTAATAGAGGAAATGGACTGCTTGGTATTCCTTCGTCTACTTTCAAGAGTGATGATTTATGGAACTATGAAGTTGGTGTCAAGTCGACTATGTTGGATGGCAGACTTACCGCGAATGCAGCCGGATACCTTCTTGATTGGAGCGGTATTCAGCTCAATGTCAACAGAGGTGGTGTGCTTATTGGAACGCAAAATATTGGTGAGGCTCAAATTACAGGTTTTGAGTTGGAACTTAACTATCTGGCTATGGATAATTTGCGTATTTCTGCTAATTATGCCTATGTAGATGGTAAGTTTACCGAAGACTATTTGACCGACCCTGACGATCCGTCAACTTTACTGGCATCTGACGGTGAACGCCTCCCCGGCTCGGCGAAACATGCTTTCTCGCTTTTTGCCGATTGGTTCATGCCAGTGACATCGGAGCTGGAGTGGTTGGTTGGTATAAATTATCGTTATATCGGAAATCGTCTTAATGACCTTGGATCAGGATTTGATCCTGCTCCAAGCTATCAAATAGTTAATTTGAGGACCAGCCTGACCCATAGCGATGGTATAAAAATTTCTCTGTTTGCGGATAATTTATTTGATAAGCGGGCGATACTTAACACCCTTCCCGTTGGTCCTATTGCAAGTCATAGCGTGAACCGTCCCAGAACTATCGGGGTGCGATTGGGATATGACTTCTAA
- the tnpA gene encoding IS200/IS605 family transposase — MTYTTASHTIFHNRYHLVWITKYRYKVLTEEMRLRIREITRQICEQLGVKIIKGVLSSNHIHMFVEIPPKLSVSDFMRRIKGCTSRKVQQKFPELKKKYWGQRFWARGYFCTTSGNVTNETIMNYIESHTDVSTIFRTVC, encoded by the coding sequence ATGACATACACGACTGCCAGCCATACAATTTTCCATAATCGTTATCATTTGGTATGGATTACAAAGTACAGATATAAAGTCTTAACAGAGGAAATGCGTTTGCGTATCCGTGAGATCACCCGTCAGATATGTGAGCAACTGGGTGTAAAGATTATAAAGGGTGTTCTGTCCAGCAACCATATCCATATGTTCGTGGAAATACCTCCGAAGCTCTCAGTCAGTGATTTCATGCGCCGGATTAAGGGCTGTACGTCTCGCAAGGTGCAACAGAAGTTTCCAGAACTGAAGAAGAAATATTGGGGACAAAGGTTTTGGGCACGGGGATACTTTTGTACCACTTCAGGAAATGTAACCAATGAAACCATCATGAACTATATTGAAAGCCATACTGATGTGTCAACGATTTTCCGGACAGTTTGTTAA
- a CDS encoding IS3 family transposase, which translates to MRIFSSAEYILRLLRRMFLTTLSELVDLRTVFCFIFIPYNDYDEPKILQYQILLIRPISPDGEQKTELIYQQEFGDQEEAERAIFEYIEVFYNQNRIHSANNYLSPIKYENLTKAA; encoded by the coding sequence ATGCGGATCTTTTCCTCTGCCGAATATATTTTACGGCTCTTGCGGCGAATGTTCTTAACCACCCTCTCAGAGCTGGTTGATTTGCGTACGGTTTTTTGTTTCATCTTCATTCCTTATAATGATTACGATGAACCAAAAATCCTCCAATATCAAATACTACTCATTAGGCCCATAAGCCCTGACGGGGAACAAAAAACAGAATTAATCTATCAACAGGAATTTGGAGATCAAGAGGAGGCTGAACGGGCTATATTTGAATATATCGAGGTGTTTTATAATCAAAATAGAATCCATTCTGCTAATAATTACCTATCACCGATAAAATATGAAAACCTTACAAAAGCAGCTTAA